A part of Drosophila ananassae strain 14024-0371.13 chromosome 2R, ASM1763931v2, whole genome shotgun sequence genomic DNA contains:
- the LOC6507442 gene encoding brachyurin: MRGNSIPHVLGMGLLLLTIACLLPTPTESYAIGQSKFGRIEKFPYQVMLIGKQLWRKRILCGGTLLDRRWVLTAGHCTMGVTHFDVYLGTKSVEDTEQLGGLVLRSNKFIVHERFNPETAANDIALVKLPRDIAFTARIQPAALPTRFRHDQFAGLSVVASGWGAMVEMTNSDSMQYTELKVISNAECAQEYDVVTSGVICAKGLKDETVCTGDSGGPLVLKDTQMVVGITSFGPADGCETNIPGGFTRVTHYLDWIESKIGGQRHHQHHPYGSDNLI; encoded by the coding sequence ATGCGCGGCAACAGCATACCCCACGTTCTGGGAATGGGACTCCTTCTTCTGACTATTGCCTGCCTCCTGCCCACTCCCACAGAGAGCTACGCCATCGGCCAGTCAAAGTTCGGGCGGATCGAGAAGTTCCCCTACCAGGTGATGCTCATCGGCAAGCAGCTGTGGCGCAAGCGCATTCTTTGCGGCGGAACCCTGCTGGACAGGCGCTGGGTCCTCACCGCCGGACACTGCACCATGGGGGTGACCCACTTCGACGTGTACCTGGGCACCAAGAGCGTGGAGGACACCGAGCAGCTGGGAGGACTGGTGCTGCGCTCCAACAAGTTCATTGTCCACGAGAGATTCAACCCGGAGACGGCGGCCAACGACATCGCCCTGGTGAAGCTGCCCCGGGACATTGCATTCACCGCCAGGATACAGCCCGCCGCGCTGCCCACGAGATTCCGGCACGACCAGTTCGCGGGGCTAAGTGTGGTGGCCAGCGGCTGGGGCGCCATGGTGGAGATGACAAACTCCGACTCGATGCAGTACACCGAACTGAAGGTCATCTCGAATGCGGAGTGTGCCCAGGAGTACGACGTGGTCACCTCCGGGGTGATCTGTGCCAAGGGCCTGAAGGACGAAACAGTGTGCACGGGCGACTCCGGCGGTCCACTGGTGCTCAAGGACACTCAGATGGTGGTCGGCATCACCAGCTTCGGGCCCGCCGACGGATGCGAAACGAACATCCCGGGCGGCTTCACCCGAGTAACCCACTACCTGGACTGGATCGAGAGCAAGATTGGGGGGCAGcgccaccaccagcaccatcCCTACGGCTCTGATAACCTCATCTAA
- the LOC6507622 gene encoding adenylate kinase isoenzyme 1 isoform X1, translated as MLFMCHQMAMKKEAEQKLKAEELRRAQGAATDIPIIWILGGPGCGKGTQCAKIVEKYGFTHLSSGDLLRNEVASGSDKGRKLQAIMASGGLVSNEEVLSLLNDAIVRSKGNSKGFLIDGYPREKNQGVEFEIRVAPADLALYFDCSEETMLKRIMARAAAAAVQRADDNEKTIRQRLKTFKNNTNDILELYNEKTLTINAERDVDDIFLEVCQAIDCVLKKKAKQVAAQC; from the exons TTATTTATGTGTCACCAAATGGCCATGAAGAAGGAGGCCGAACAGAAGCTCAAGGCCGAGGAGCTCCGTAGGGCGCAAGGAGCCGCT ACTGATATTCCCATCATCTGGATCTTGGGCGGACCCGGCTGCGGCAAGGGCACGCAGTGCGCCAAAATCGTGGAAAAATACGGATTCACACATCTGAGCAGCGGAGATCTGCTGCGCAATGAG GTGGCTTCCGGATCGGACAAGGGTCGCAAGTTGCAGGCGATCATGGCCAGCGGAGGGCTGGTGTCCAACGAGGAGGTCCTCTCGCTCCTGAACGACGCCATCGTGCGGTCCAAGGGCAACTCCAAGGGCTTCCTCATCGACGGCTATCCCAGGGAGAAAAACCAGGGCGTTGAGTTCGAGATCCGCGTGGCTCCCGCAGACCTGGCGCTGTACTTCGACTGCTCGGAGGAGACCATGCTGAAGCGCATCATGGCCCGCGCCGCTGCCGCAGCGGTCCAGAGGGCCGACGACAACGAAAAGACCATTAGGCAACGCCTGAAGACCTTCAAGAACAACACTAACGACATCCTGGAACTGTATAACGAAAAGACCCTGACG ATCAACGCCGAGCGCGACGTGGACGACATCTTCTTGGAGGTCTGCCAGGCCATCGACTGCGTGCTGAAGAAGAAGGCCAAGCAGGTGGCCGCCCAGTGCTAA
- the LOC6507622 gene encoding adenylate kinase isoenzyme 1 isoform X2, whose translation MTDIPIIWILGGPGCGKGTQCAKIVEKYGFTHLSSGDLLRNEVASGSDKGRKLQAIMASGGLVSNEEVLSLLNDAIVRSKGNSKGFLIDGYPREKNQGVEFEIRVAPADLALYFDCSEETMLKRIMARAAAAAVQRADDNEKTIRQRLKTFKNNTNDILELYNEKTLTINAERDVDDIFLEVCQAIDCVLKKKAKQVAAQC comes from the exons ACTGATATTCCCATCATCTGGATCTTGGGCGGACCCGGCTGCGGCAAGGGCACGCAGTGCGCCAAAATCGTGGAAAAATACGGATTCACACATCTGAGCAGCGGAGATCTGCTGCGCAATGAG GTGGCTTCCGGATCGGACAAGGGTCGCAAGTTGCAGGCGATCATGGCCAGCGGAGGGCTGGTGTCCAACGAGGAGGTCCTCTCGCTCCTGAACGACGCCATCGTGCGGTCCAAGGGCAACTCCAAGGGCTTCCTCATCGACGGCTATCCCAGGGAGAAAAACCAGGGCGTTGAGTTCGAGATCCGCGTGGCTCCCGCAGACCTGGCGCTGTACTTCGACTGCTCGGAGGAGACCATGCTGAAGCGCATCATGGCCCGCGCCGCTGCCGCAGCGGTCCAGAGGGCCGACGACAACGAAAAGACCATTAGGCAACGCCTGAAGACCTTCAAGAACAACACTAACGACATCCTGGAACTGTATAACGAAAAGACCCTGACG ATCAACGCCGAGCGCGACGTGGACGACATCTTCTTGGAGGTCTGCCAGGCCATCGACTGCGTGCTGAAGAAGAAGGCCAAGCAGGTGGCCGCCCAGTGCTAA